The window CGCCAGGTAAGTTAATAATAATTCGGAGAGCTGGCCGAGTTGGCTGAAGGCGCTCGCCTGCTAAGCGAGTATACGGGCTTAAACCTGTATCGAGGGTTCGAATCCCTCGCTCTCCGCCATTATATTTTATAGAAAGAAGCCGATTGCATCTGCAATTGGCTTCTTTCTATAATTATATGGTAAATTATAAATGTGGATTAATATTCTACGTATTAGTATGATATTGTGCTTATTACAGATGTTTGAAATTTTCAAAGGGTTGAGAAGAGGGGGATGAAAGTGGAAAACAAAAATGTTGAATTGGCAATCGAATTTATTAAGGCAGTAAGTGATGGAAAAATAGGTGAGGAACTTAATAATTTTTATGATGAATCCGCAAATCAAATTGAGTATCCTAATTTATTAACAAAAAAGATTGTTGAGAGAAACCTGGATGCTATAAAGGATGCATCAATAAAAGGAAAGCAGGTTATTTCAATTCAAAACTACGAGATTATAAAAGCATATTCTTGTGGAAATACAGTTATTATTGAAGCGATTTGGACGGGTAGACTAGCAATTCCATTAGGAAAGCTGAAAGCCGGTGATGAAATGAAGGCATATTTTGCTCAGTTTTTTGAATTCAGAGATGGTAAGATTGTAAAGCAACGAAATTATGATTGCTTTGAAAACTTTCTTTAATAATTTCGATAATCTTGTAATTTTTTATTTCGCATTTTTATATAATACGAATTAGCAATATTTAGGGGATTTAAAAACTGCTAGTGCGCCGCACTAACGGTTTTCTTCTTTTTGATATTCCTGTATCAAGAGGGATAATACTTGTCGGTAGGTGATGGAACCCACCGCCCGGCCCCGGTGATCCAACACGGGCAGGGCGGAAGCGTTACGGGAAACCATCTTAGCGGCCACCGAAAGAAGGCTTTCTCCCAGCACCACCCAGTCTCCGCTATCCAAATAAATTTTTGCTTTTGCCATGGGCTGATCAAAGATGGTAAAGGGACGGCACTCACCATTAAAACATCCCTCTAAAAAGGATTCTATGGTAATATATCCTTTCAGTCGGCCTTCCGGATCCGTTTCCGTAAGAATACCGTCCCGGGCCAGTTCCGTGATCTTGAAGGATTTCAATTGCACATTGTCTTCGGGGTCGATCATTTCGTTAAGGCCGCCGGCCCCAACATTAACATGAGCTATATCCATTAACGGCGGTTGATTGATTTTAATTTCTTTATCTCCGTATTTTAATACCAAACTGGACCCAAAAACGATGAGAAGCACCAGCGCAGCAAAAAGAATAATGCCAACTAATATCTGCCACTTGCTTTCCGGACCCATAAAAAGATCGGAACAGATGTTTTTAAAGAACAAGTAAAGAAAACATAAAACAGCCAAGACCGATAAAAATCTTAAAATGGATTCAAAGCTGGCATCTTTAAAAAGGCTTTTCAAAAAATTACCCCCCGACACAGGATTTAACTCAAAGCGATTTATTCCAGTTGATTTTCTCTTCAGATCTGTTATATAATAAAATCTGTGACAGTAAGCAAGTGCTTTTGTACGCTATAATCTATGACAAACCATGAAACAATGTGCCCGTGGCTCAATTGGATAGAGCACCTGACTACGGATCAGGAGGTTAGGGGTTCGAGTCCCTTCGGGCACGCCAGCTTATTCTTGACATCTTGTCTAAGTTATGTTATGATTCTTCTTGCCTTAAATAAGTGCCTGTGGCTCAATTGGATAGAGCACCTGACTACGGATCAGGAGGTTAGGGGTTCGAGTCCCTTCAGGCACGCCATTGTTAACAGGTTGTTAGTTCTAAAATGAAAATTTGGGGCTAGCAACT is drawn from Desulforamulus ruminis DSM 2154 and contains these coding sequences:
- a CDS encoding CBS domain-containing protein, whose translation is MKSLFKDASFESILRFLSVLAVLCFLYLFFKNICSDLFMGPESKWQILVGIILFAALVLLIVFGSSLVLKYGDKEIKINQPPLMDIAHVNVGAGGLNEMIDPEDNVQLKSFKITELARDGILTETDPEGRLKGYITIESFLEGCFNGECRPFTIFDQPMAKAKIYLDSGDWVVLGESLLSVAAKMVSRNASALPVLDHRGRAVGSITYRQVLSLLIQEYQKEENR
- a CDS encoding nuclear transport factor 2 family protein, which translates into the protein MKVENKNVELAIEFIKAVSDGKIGEELNNFYDESANQIEYPNLLTKKIVERNLDAIKDASIKGKQVISIQNYEIIKAYSCGNTVIIEAIWTGRLAIPLGKLKAGDEMKAYFAQFFEFRDGKIVKQRNYDCFENFL